The following coding sequences are from one Priestia megaterium NBRC 15308 = ATCC 14581 window:
- a CDS encoding FecCD family ABC transporter permease, translating into MIQLLNKSKHGYKLLCVTLLLLLFLILIVSINAGFIKIPLSQVWSAFFGNDIGNQRLILFNFRLPRIVLAILIGAGIAVSGAIMQSISRNELADPGILGINAGASFSVVLYMFIFHGSSFLTGIMSIFLMPFTALLGAFIAAALIYGFSRKRGKVTPIRLILVGIGINAAFASSTMALQMKMEPQDFMKTLTWISGSIWGTNWSFVISTLLWLILLIPIAVYKSRFLDILSFGDEVSIGLGVSIEKERLKLLLIGVALAGACVSVGGGITFLGLIAPHISRALIGPNHKKVLPLSALLGSLILLGADTVGRIVMSPTEMPVGILVSILGAPYFIYLLMRTK; encoded by the coding sequence ATGATTCAATTATTAAATAAAAGTAAGCACGGATATAAGCTATTATGCGTAACCTTACTACTATTACTGTTTCTAATTTTAATTGTTAGTATTAACGCGGGATTTATTAAGATTCCTCTATCACAAGTTTGGTCTGCTTTTTTCGGGAATGATATAGGGAATCAAAGATTAATACTGTTTAATTTTCGCCTTCCTCGAATTGTACTAGCTATTTTAATTGGAGCAGGTATCGCTGTATCTGGAGCTATTATGCAGAGTATTTCTCGAAATGAGTTAGCAGATCCAGGTATTCTAGGAATCAATGCAGGTGCAAGTTTTTCCGTTGTACTATATATGTTTATTTTTCATGGCTCTAGTTTTTTAACAGGCATTATGTCAATCTTTTTGATGCCCTTTACAGCTTTACTAGGCGCATTTATAGCTGCGGCTTTAATTTATGGATTTTCTCGGAAACGGGGTAAAGTAACCCCTATTCGACTAATTCTGGTAGGTATTGGAATCAACGCTGCTTTTGCTTCAAGTACAATGGCCTTACAAATGAAAATGGAACCTCAAGATTTTATGAAAACTTTAACTTGGATATCAGGTAGTATATGGGGTACAAATTGGTCATTTGTTATATCCACTTTGTTATGGCTAATTCTTTTAATACCAATCGCTGTATATAAATCACGTTTCCTTGATATTTTAAGCTTTGGGGATGAAGTTTCTATTGGATTAGGAGTATCCATTGAAAAAGAAAGATTAAAATTATTGCTTATTGGTGTTGCTTTGGCAGGGGCTTGTGTTTCTGTTGGAGGAGGAATTACATTTCTAGGTTTAATTGCACCGCATATCTCTCGAGCATTAATAGGACCCAATCACAAAAAAGTTTTACCATTATCTGCTCTTTTAGGTTCATTAATATTATTAGGAGCCGATACAGTAGGACGTATCGTGATGTCTCCTACAGAAATGCCCGTAGGGATTTTAGTTTCTATTTTAGGAGCTCCGTATTTTATCTACCTATTGATGAGAACTAAATAA
- a CDS encoding ABC transporter ATP-binding protein produces MAILATENLDLSYDDIQIVKKLNLQIPTSKITAIIGSNGCGKSTTLKALARILAPKNGTVYLDGKAISKQSTKEVAKKMAILPQRPEAPSGITVFELITYGRFPHQKGFGKLSDQDRKVIEWALNITEMTSFKNRPIDALSGGQRQRAWIAMALAQQTDLILLDEPTTYLDLAHQLEILKLLENLNKQEGRTIVMVLHDLNLAARFADYIVAMRDGVIVSEGKPETVITSQVLKEVFQIDAEIVKDPRNDTPVCLTYDLLKSLPSK; encoded by the coding sequence TTGGCTATCCTGGCTACTGAAAATTTAGATTTATCTTATGACGATATACAAATTGTGAAAAAGCTTAATTTACAAATACCTACAAGTAAGATAACTGCTATTATTGGTTCAAATGGGTGCGGAAAATCTACTACTTTGAAAGCTCTTGCACGTATTTTAGCGCCTAAAAATGGAACTGTTTACCTTGATGGAAAAGCTATTAGCAAACAATCAACAAAAGAAGTTGCTAAAAAAATGGCTATTCTCCCTCAGCGACCAGAGGCACCTTCTGGAATCACTGTTTTTGAACTTATTACGTATGGAAGATTTCCTCACCAAAAAGGATTTGGAAAACTGTCTGATCAAGATAGAAAAGTTATTGAATGGGCTTTAAATATTACTGAAATGACTTCATTTAAAAATAGACCTATTGACGCTCTATCCGGTGGACAAAGACAACGTGCATGGATTGCAATGGCACTTGCACAACAAACTGATTTAATTTTATTGGATGAGCCCACTACCTATTTAGACTTAGCTCATCAGTTAGAAATACTTAAACTTCTTGAAAACCTAAATAAGCAAGAAGGAAGAACCATTGTAATGGTATTACATGATTTAAACCTTGCAGCAAGATTTGCTGATTATATAGTGGCTATGCGTGATGGAGTAATTGTCAGCGAAGGAAAACCTGAAACAGTTATTACTTCACAGGTATTGAAGGAAGTTTTTCAAATTGACGCTGAGATTGTAAAAGATCCGAGAAATGATACACCTGTCTGCCTTACCTATGACTTATTAAAAAGTCTGCCCTCTAAATAA
- a CDS encoding anti-repressor SinI family protein, with amino-acid sequence MKKSIAVLPEEWMKLVKDAMNSNVSKEEFKQFLEAKSQDNTIAKNIR; translated from the coding sequence ATGAAAAAGTCTATAGCAGTTCTGCCAGAAGAGTGGATGAAGCTAGTTAAAGATGCAATGAATTCAAATGTGAGTAAAGAAGAATTTAAACAGTTTCTAGAAGCAAAATCTCAAGATAACACGATAGCAAAAAACATTAGATAG
- a CDS encoding anti-repressor SinI family protein, producing MDSKKEVITSHLDQEWIRLIQEAKEVGLSVKEVKAFLDNTQT from the coding sequence ATGGACAGTAAAAAAGAAGTAATAACGTCACATTTAGACCAAGAATGGATTAGACTTATCCAAGAGGCTAAGGAAGTAGGGTTATCGGTTAAAGAAGTAAAAGCATTTTTAGATAATACACAAACCTAG
- a CDS encoding ABC transporter permease, translating into MKNRFNMTGMLFLHTLRRDWLKLLIWAVALSLFTGGFASAMYEIYGKDPAGLMAMYETLKNPAMIAMLGPTSAAAETYTVGAMYAHEMILFTSLVFAIVSIMHVISRTRKEEDDGTTELIRSFQVGRLANTTAVVIEMFLLHLVISVLSTGLLQVQGVPGMDFHSNLLYSSSLGMQGFLWAMIALIFAQLAAGAGSARGLSFFTLGFFYILRMVTDMKAPDGSWFNPLGWSYLVNVYISDSWLPIVIAFVASIVFIAVSYLLEQVRDMGAGYLPERAGHAHAKEHMLSLPGLVLRLQKIFIIGWLFALFICGAMYGSIFGDMDDFASENEIMKQMFLHNSDYTIQEQFMSVLFVILSLLTTIFIVGSLMRLVNEEKKGRWDQLYATKLSRTKFYWYHMIIASILGVVGQFSAILGLYLAQRSVMETPLSFWEITKAGIVWIPAIFFFIGILSVLIGWLPRFTMIIWAYLIFAFFISYFGQMMEIPKFVTNLDVFSYIPKIPIEEWKWGAIIFIKLLALFIIVIGFIGYKKRDLVSE; encoded by the coding sequence ATGAAAAATCGCTTTAATATGACTGGAATGCTCTTTCTTCATACATTACGTAGAGATTGGTTAAAGCTTCTCATTTGGGCAGTGGCCTTAAGTCTTTTCACAGGCGGCTTTGCGAGTGCAATGTATGAAATCTATGGAAAAGACCCTGCTGGATTGATGGCTATGTATGAAACCTTAAAGAATCCAGCAATGATTGCCATGCTTGGACCAACATCAGCTGCTGCCGAAACGTATACAGTGGGAGCAATGTACGCACATGAAATGATCCTCTTTACGTCACTCGTATTTGCCATTGTATCGATTATGCATGTAATAAGTCGAACAAGAAAAGAAGAGGATGATGGAACAACAGAGCTTATTCGTTCTTTTCAAGTTGGTCGACTGGCCAACACGACAGCAGTCGTTATCGAAATGTTCCTTCTACATTTGGTCATAAGCGTTCTTTCTACAGGCTTGCTACAAGTCCAAGGTGTACCTGGAATGGATTTTCATAGTAACTTATTATATTCCTCTTCATTAGGTATGCAAGGGTTCTTATGGGCGATGATTGCACTCATATTTGCCCAATTAGCTGCTGGAGCTGGAAGTGCAAGGGGACTGAGCTTCTTTACTCTCGGCTTTTTTTACATTCTTCGAATGGTAACAGATATGAAAGCACCAGATGGTTCTTGGTTCAACCCGTTAGGGTGGAGTTATCTAGTAAATGTTTACATTAGTGATAGCTGGCTTCCAATCGTCATTGCTTTTGTTGCCAGTATCGTTTTCATTGCAGTTTCTTATCTTTTGGAACAAGTTCGAGATATGGGAGCTGGATATTTACCAGAACGCGCTGGTCATGCACATGCAAAAGAACATATGTTGAGTCTTCCTGGCCTTGTATTACGACTGCAAAAAATATTTATTATTGGCTGGCTCTTTGCCCTCTTTATATGTGGAGCTATGTATGGATCCATTTTTGGAGATATGGATGATTTTGCAAGTGAAAATGAGATCATGAAGCAAATGTTCCTTCATAATTCAGATTACACCATACAAGAACAATTTATGAGCGTTCTCTTCGTGATTTTATCTCTATTGACTACGATTTTTATTGTAGGAAGTCTCATGAGGCTCGTAAACGAAGAAAAGAAAGGGCGCTGGGATCAGCTTTATGCCACTAAATTAAGTCGCACCAAATTTTACTGGTACCATATGATAATAGCTTCCATACTAGGAGTGGTTGGACAATTTTCTGCAATATTAGGGCTCTATTTGGCCCAACGAAGTGTCATGGAAACACCGTTAAGTTTCTGGGAAATTACTAAGGCTGGGATTGTGTGGATACCTGCGATTTTCTTCTTTATCGGCATTTTGTCTGTCCTAATTGGTTGGTTGCCGCGCTTTACGATGATTATTTGGGCTTATCTAATATTTGCTTTCTTTATCAGTTATTTTGGGCAAATGATGGAGATTCCAAAATTCGTAACCAACCTAGATGTATTTAGCTATATTCCAAAAATTCCAATTGAAGAATGGAAATGGGGAGCCATCATCTTCATCAAATTATTGGCTCTCTTCATAATCGTTATTGGTTTCATCGGCTATAAAAAACGGGATTTAGTAAGTGAGTAA
- a CDS encoding ABC transporter ATP-binding protein → MVIAEIKGLQKKYKSTPALKNVTMELKRGEVLGFIGPNGAGKSTTIRILLGIIKSSGGTAKIFGKDVWKDSIEIHKRLAYVPGDVNLWPNLTGGEIIDVFMRLQGTKNDARRDELIQKFQLDPKKKARTYSKGNRQKVALIAAFASDAELYIFDEPTSGLDPLMEAVFQEQVENLKNQGKSILLSSHILSEVERLCDRVAIIRQGEVIETGTLDELRHLTQYQYKVTTRDVPIGLKQVRGVHDLVINGKEAVFQADSDQIESILEAIIPYHVTKLESVPPTLEALFMRHYTGK, encoded by the coding sequence ATGGTTATAGCAGAAATTAAGGGGCTACAAAAAAAATATAAATCAACCCCCGCCTTAAAAAATGTAACGATGGAATTAAAAAGAGGTGAAGTATTAGGTTTTATAGGACCAAATGGAGCCGGAAAATCGACGACCATCCGCATCCTTCTAGGTATTATAAAGTCTAGTGGAGGAACAGCCAAAATCTTCGGGAAGGATGTCTGGAAAGATTCGATTGAAATCCATAAACGACTTGCCTACGTTCCTGGTGATGTAAATCTTTGGCCAAATTTAACAGGTGGAGAAATTATTGATGTTTTTATGCGACTGCAGGGAACGAAAAACGATGCACGACGCGATGAATTAATTCAAAAATTCCAACTGGATCCTAAGAAAAAAGCACGGACTTATTCAAAAGGAAATCGCCAAAAAGTTGCCCTTATTGCCGCGTTTGCTAGTGATGCAGAACTTTATATTTTTGATGAACCAACTAGTGGTCTTGACCCTCTAATGGAAGCTGTCTTTCAAGAGCAAGTAGAAAATTTAAAGAATCAAGGAAAGTCCATCCTTCTTTCCAGCCACATCTTAAGCGAGGTAGAGCGCTTATGTGACCGCGTAGCGATTATTCGTCAAGGAGAAGTAATTGAAACCGGAACATTAGATGAATTAAGACATTTAACCCAATATCAATACAAGGTTACGACCCGTGACGTACCGATTGGATTAAAACAGGTGAGGGGTGTGCATGACCTAGTGATCAATGGTAAAGAAGCTGTTTTCCAAGCTGATAGTGATCAAATTGAGTCCATTCTAGAAGCAATCATTCCTTACCATGTAACAAAGCTCGAGAGTGTACCGCCGACTCTTGAAGCGTTGTTTATGCGCCATTACACTGGAAAGTAG
- a CDS encoding TetR/AcrR family transcriptional regulator: MTKKNGFDLRREKKMKIIEEATLELLNQKDISNITMDEIAKRAGVSKVTLFNYYNTKDNLINTALQNSFASIHEEYERLIESDLSFEQTYMELTQYKMKEIQSTTSIFFHNVMQQFASEQTFFDKDAQETSDRLVLRLFQKGRKEGKINPAYSDEVLLMFMHIFTEGLKSQAINSDNLIKYSPQFTQMIMNGLR; the protein is encoded by the coding sequence ATGACGAAAAAAAATGGCTTTGATCTAAGGCGTGAAAAGAAAATGAAAATTATTGAAGAAGCTACGCTTGAATTGCTGAATCAAAAGGACATTTCAAATATAACCATGGACGAGATTGCAAAAAGGGCGGGTGTGAGTAAAGTAACCTTATTTAATTATTACAATACAAAAGATAATTTAATAAATACTGCGTTACAGAATTCATTTGCCTCTATTCATGAAGAATACGAACGATTGATTGAAAGTGATTTATCTTTTGAACAAACGTATATGGAACTCACGCAATATAAAATGAAAGAAATCCAAAGTACGACATCAATATTTTTTCATAATGTGATGCAGCAATTTGCAAGTGAACAGACTTTTTTTGATAAGGATGCACAAGAAACAAGTGATCGATTAGTTTTAAGACTGTTTCAAAAAGGGCGTAAAGAAGGGAAAATTAATCCCGCATATTCTGATGAGGTTTTATTGATGTTTATGCATATTTTCACGGAGGGACTGAAGAGTCAAGCGATCAATAGTGATAACTTGATAAAATATAGCCCTCAATTCACTCAAATGATTATGAATGGGTTGCGTTAA
- a CDS encoding MerR family transcriptional regulator, producing the protein MSGKLYLPKEVVNILGISGDLLRKWCEEFNIITEWTGTDYGKGHRRFTKENLETLNSIKKKIHEQGWSWDQVKQWRNGEEMTINDHVERSILEKKIDHLIEGQNQQIEFNRILSEKLELLTKELISTQKELAIANKEIAATKQQMIEVKTENKDLEAYIENSLKKRDKVLLENIRKTQETLKDNSAEQELNQNKQNFEELINTNLKELLKQRDEDLLNAFTHTQKELIKEQNQKKTLWQKLFSN; encoded by the coding sequence ATGTCTGGAAAATTGTACTTACCAAAAGAAGTGGTAAATATACTGGGTATCTCTGGAGATTTGCTTCGTAAATGGTGTGAAGAATTCAATATTATTACAGAGTGGACAGGCACTGATTATGGAAAAGGTCATAGAAGGTTTACAAAAGAGAATCTAGAGACACTTAACAGTATAAAGAAGAAAATTCATGAGCAAGGTTGGTCCTGGGATCAAGTGAAACAGTGGCGTAATGGTGAAGAAATGACTATTAATGACCACGTAGAACGGTCTATTTTAGAAAAGAAGATAGATCACCTAATTGAAGGTCAGAACCAACAAATAGAATTTAACAGGATTCTTTCAGAAAAATTGGAGCTTCTAACAAAGGAACTTATTTCTACTCAAAAAGAGTTAGCTATTGCAAATAAAGAAATTGCAGCAACAAAGCAGCAAATGATTGAAGTAAAAACAGAAAATAAAGACTTAGAAGCATACATAGAAAACAGCCTAAAAAAACGTGATAAAGTTCTTCTTGAAAACATTAGAAAAACTCAAGAAACGCTAAAAGATAATTCAGCTGAACAGGAGCTAAATCAAAACAAACAGAATTTTGAAGAACTGATAAATACTAATCTAAAAGAGTTATTAAAACAAAGAGATGAAGACCTTTTAAATGCATTTACTCATACTCAAAAAGAGTTGATTAAAGAACAAAATCAAAAGAAGACATTATGGCAAAAGCTATTCTCAAACTAG
- a CDS encoding MerR family transcriptional regulator: MLRVITAEAAYTTEELADILGLPIATIRKYNFHFAKIGVQFTKKNGRLAYTNDDVTIFHELKRIYAHPEMTLEKAVITVAKKFNLVPDTPPNISTEKQTLSLESREVQMKEIQSYIDAKFEERERQLISMAREIRVLKKAQQQKKSFYKWLKTFFEK; this comes from the coding sequence ATGTTGAGAGTCATAACCGCAGAAGCAGCATATACCACCGAAGAATTAGCTGATATACTTGGTTTGCCCATAGCAACTATACGAAAATACAACTTCCATTTTGCCAAAATTGGTGTGCAATTCACTAAAAAAAACGGTAGATTAGCTTATACGAACGACGACGTTACCATCTTTCATGAACTAAAAAGAATTTATGCTCATCCCGAGATGACCTTAGAAAAAGCCGTTATAACCGTTGCAAAAAAATTCAACCTAGTACCAGACACTCCACCAAACATTTCAACTGAAAAGCAAACCCTTAGCTTAGAATCACGTGAGGTACAAATGAAAGAGATACAAAGCTATATCGATGCCAAGTTTGAGGAACGCGAACGTCAATTAATCTCAATGGCTCGTGAAATTCGAGTGTTAAAAAAAGCACAACAACAAAAGAAGAGTTTTTATAAGTGGTTAAAAACCTTTTTTGAAAAATGA
- a CDS encoding helix-turn-helix domain-containing protein: MPKITKKSKLGKYLMGKGYTQTKLVKATNLNRHTVSKIYNDSDYIPSGSTIKKVMNILKKLDSKAKVEDFFNL, from the coding sequence ATGCCTAAAATCACTAAAAAAAGTAAGTTAGGAAAATACCTAATGGGCAAGGGCTATACTCAAACCAAATTAGTTAAAGCAACTAATTTAAATAGACATACAGTTAGTAAAATTTATAATGACTCAGATTATATTCCATCTGGCTCAACCATAAAAAAAGTGATGAATATCTTAAAAAAACTTGACTCGAAGGCGAAAGTAGAGGACTTTTTTAACTTATAA
- a CDS encoding helix-turn-helix domain-containing protein, whose product MGKKKRTFDIGFKKKVVDLYLEGRLGCKAVGKEFGINHTTVLRWVRHYEAEGLKGLEEKRGKSKEPNKEKSVSHLESSETKIKRLEAENEMLKKLLQM is encoded by the coding sequence ATGGGGAAAAAGAAGAGAACATTTGACATTGGTTTTAAGAAAAAAGTAGTCGATTTGTATCTTGAGGGGCGACTCGGCTGTAAAGCAGTTGGGAAAGAATTTGGGATTAATCATACAACGGTTTTACGTTGGGTTCGACATTATGAAGCCGAAGGCCTGAAAGGCCTTGAGGAAAAGCGAGGAAAGTCGAAAGAGCCTAATAAAGAGAAATCTGTCTCTCATTTGGAAAGTTCAGAGACTAAAATCAAGCGATTGGAAGCTGAGAATGAAATGCTAAAAAAGCTCTTACAGATGTAA
- a CDS encoding IS3 family transposase: MGAVSTYKKFKVINEMVKAGKKFAICLLCEIAEVSRSGYYKWLKRQISPSEKQREDEELKQKIKRCHQKFRGIYGYRRIQIWLKAVYDLHVNHKRIQRLMREMKIQAVIRKKRRYYGRKEAFVMSDNHLNREFQASQPNEKWVTDITYLLFNGQTLYLSAIKDLYNNEIVAYEISRRNDLKLVIDTLEKAIKHRNVKGILLHSDQGIQYTSRTYHQLLEKYQIKVSMSRKGNCWDNACIESFFSHFKSECFHLHTFQTASEVKDAVHQYIHFYNHERFQKKLNNLSPYQYRTQAA; the protein is encoded by the coding sequence ATGGGGGCAGTATCAACCTATAAAAAATTTAAAGTCATTAACGAAATGGTAAAGGCAGGGAAAAAATTTGCGATTTGTCTATTATGTGAGATCGCAGAAGTATCAAGAAGTGGCTATTATAAGTGGTTAAAGCGACAGATCTCTCCTTCTGAAAAACAACGTGAAGATGAAGAACTTAAACAAAAAATAAAGAGATGTCATCAGAAATTCAGAGGGATTTATGGATATAGAAGAATACAAATATGGTTAAAGGCAGTGTATGACTTACATGTAAACCACAAGCGTATACAACGTTTGATGAGAGAGATGAAGATTCAAGCAGTGATCAGGAAGAAGCGTCGCTATTACGGAAGAAAAGAAGCCTTTGTTATGTCAGATAACCATCTCAATAGAGAGTTTCAGGCTTCACAGCCTAATGAAAAATGGGTCACAGACATTACTTATTTACTTTTCAATGGACAGACTTTATATTTATCTGCCATTAAAGATTTATACAACAATGAAATTGTTGCGTATGAAATAAGTCGAAGAAATGATCTTAAATTGGTCATAGATACGCTAGAGAAAGCAATAAAACACCGAAATGTAAAAGGCATCCTCTTACATAGTGATCAAGGAATCCAATATACATCCCGTACTTATCATCAATTACTAGAGAAATACCAAATAAAAGTGAGTATGTCTAGGAAAGGGAACTGTTGGGATAATGCTTGTATAGAGAGTTTCTTTAGCCATTTTAAATCAGAGTGTTTTCACCTTCATACTTTCCAAACAGCCAGTGAAGTGAAGGATGCAGTCCACCAATACATACATTTTTATAATCACGAACGCTTCCAAAAAAAATTAAATAACCTGAGTCCTTATCAGTATAGAACTCAGGCTGCATAG